The window TAGCTTCCATCCCAAAAATATTTATAAAAGAAGCCTGTTAAAAAAGGATTTGTCTCACAGTATTCTTTAAAAAATTTCTCTATGAGTATAAAAAATGTTTTTCTTGTAAACAACTTTGACGCTAAGTCCTGAGTCTTGTGGAGGTTTGCCTCATAAATTTCAGCAAACAATACAAATACCTCCTTAATTTGTATTTATCACCTCTGCAGGGCATCAAAAAAGGCCAATATTTGCAAAACCTTTTTCGCCCTGCAAATATTGGCCTACCTTGCAACTGGCCAATTTATTGGCCCTTTGCTCGGTCTGCCAAATTTTACTGATTTAATTTTTTTTCTAAGTTTTCATTTAGAGTTATTACAATTACTTTTTCACCATTTACTGTGTTCACATCTGAGTAAATACCCGCAATATCAACATCAATTACCTGTTTTATTAAGTTTGCCAAATCATCTTTTGCATTCTCAAACAAAGTTGCTCTCACCTTTTTGATAAGTTCAATACCTTCCTTAGTTTGTGCAAGCTTTTTTTCTGTAGGACTTA is drawn from Caldicellulosiruptor diazotrophicus and contains these coding sequences:
- a CDS encoding DUF2294 domain-containing protein, with the translated sequence MTKGQIEAKISEAVSKFEIDYMGRGPKQIKTIITEDIIVVRLIGFLSPTEKKLAQTKEGIELIKKVRATLFENAKDDLANLIKQVIDVDIAGIYSDVNTVNGEKVIVITLNENLEKKLNQ